In Bacteroidota bacterium, the genomic window AAACACGCTTCAGGTGTATCCGAACCCGACCGGCGGCTTGTTTACGGTACAGTTTGAGCTGAGCAGTGCGAAAGATGTACACGTAGAAGTGCTTGATGTACAGGGCCGCAAAGTAGCCGAGCAGCGCGCGGAGAGCGTACTGAGCTACCGCGAGCAGCTTGACCTTAGCACAGCCGAAAGCGGCGTGTATGTGCTTCGCATCATCACTACCGATGGTGTGGCCACACAGCGTATTGTGCTGCAGCGATAAGCCATAGCATACTTATCACGCAAAGCGGCGGCCTCTTTTGAGGCCGCCGCTTTTTTTCAATATGCTTCCGGATTGAAAATTCGGTTAAGCAACATTTCTTTTTAAAGAATTTGATTCTTTTTATTGCTCTTTACCTGCAACACTTCTTTCTAAGCATCTGTAAATAAAACGCTTATGTAGCTAAGTTGATCCGATCTGCATCAGCGGAGTCCGAAAAAATCCCTCACAAACAAAGCATAAATAAAATCATAAACAGGCTCAAAAACTTGCTTTTCATCTCCTTACTGTAAAGTCCACTTTGCAAACCCGTTTTTTGAATATACGAATTATGAATATTGAGATAAATAAAACAAAGCAATGTTTGCAACACGTTAGCTAACCGTAATACACTTAAATAACCCAATTACGAACCTAAACAACATTGTAATGTTTAACACAAAATGGATTTTCGGCAACAATGCCGGACTGGACTTCAGTACCGCAACAAATGGCAACAAACCTACCGCCATTTCCGGGAGCAGAATGAGGACTAATGAAGGATGTGCTTCTATTGCAGATGCACAAGGAAATTTGCTTTTCTATACCAATGGTCAACACATCTGGGACGGGCAGCACAATTTAAAGCACAACAATGTGTTAAACGGGCATCACTCGTCAACACAATCCGGAATTTTATTCCCCGATCCGGCCGACTCGAACCCAAGTAATCCGACTAAGTTTTATGTGTTCAGTGCGGATGGATTGAGCGGTACGCCAGACCGTAACACAAACCTTATAAATACGATTAAGCCAATTTCGGCAATCCAGATGGACACAGCTACGCCAAGCTGGTCATACACAGTTCCTGCCGTTTTTCAATCGCTCAAGGCTGGTGATAAAGCGAAGGGCTACATTCCGACAGAAAAAATTACAGCCATTCGTCATGCCAATGGGCAAGATTACTGGGTAATTGGTGCATTGCAAAGGAATGGCGACTGGAACGGGGCGGGTACACTTCGCGTTTTTCTTGTAACAGCTACGGGTGTAACCCATCATAGCGACATTGATTTGAAAGACTCAAGAGGAACAGATCGTAACATTGATAATGTGGGCTACATGAAAGCAAACATAGATGGAACGATGCTTGCGCTTGCCAACCACCATTTAAGATCGGTTACTGTATATTCTTTCGATAAGCAGGCCGGCACAATCAGTAATGAAATTGTAATCACGGATAATGCCAATACATACGGAGTTGAGTTTTCTCCAAACTCCAGCTATTTGTATTATACCACTTTGGCTACATATACTACAGCCAATATTCAACGCTACGAGTTCAGTACGGGTCAAATTACTACGATTGCCACTTATACTGCAACGACCACTTACAACGCGTCATCGCCGGCAACAATCTGGGACTTTTCGTTAGCGGCACTTCAGATAGGGCCTGATAATGTGATTTATGCGGTAAAACCGTTTGAATCAACTTTAGCGGCAATTATCAATCCGGATGATGCCACGCCAACCTTTGATTTGAACTATGTGGAGTTAGCCAAAGATACGCAGGGTATTATGGGATTGCCC contains:
- a CDS encoding T9SS type A sorting domain-containing protein; translation: NTLQVYPNPTGGLFTVQFELSSAKDVHVEVLDVQGRKVAEQRAESVLSYREQLDLSTAESGVYVLRIITTDGVATQRIVLQR